CTAAGGACCTAAGTTAACCTAGGAAGGAGGAATAGTTGGAACTAGACCTAGGGTAGCTCCAGTGTGAGTAATTTTGTTCCTGCATAACTTTGGGGAATAGATTTCCCCATCTTGCAATCACCCCTAGCCACTGTTACCTATCACCTGGCTGGGATCATCTCAGGCTTCTGATTCTTTTTCATGGAGTCTTAAGTTTCATGTAGCTTTCTTTCTGGGTGTGCTTAGTCACTTTGTCTAGGTGTTCTGACCAGCCAGgtgagattattttatttttttcacttgtatTGCTCTGATACTGATGCTTGGCTAGATTAAGCTCTTCCTTTGTAATATTTAGTCACCACCAATATTAGCTAGAAGGGGGTCATCCTTGGATATTTCTCACTGAAGACTCTTTGTGGAGTTTCTAAATTTGTGGCTCTTGATTTTGACTCATTGATAGGAATGGGCTGCCCTACCAACCTTTTAGTGGCTCCTTCTAACTGACCCTGAGTTTGACCTGTCTTAGTTGTGCTTGGCTGTTCCTTTGCCCTCACTCCCACCCTACTCTCCTTCTCTTTACCTAAAGCTGTGCCcacctttcctttttcatttgccATCAGCTATCTGTGCTAGTCCCTTATGGACATCCAGTGCTTGCATCTACAGTGTGGTTGGTAATATGGAGTCTGCTTGTCATTCTCAGCATCCAGCCATGCCCTGATGTGAAGTATGGTAAACGTATCCACGTGCTGCCCATTGATGACACAGTGGAAGGCATAACTGGCAATCTGTTTGAGGTGTACCTTAAGCCGTACTTCCTGGAAGCTTATCGACCCATCCGGAAAGGTGAGAGATAATTCTAGGGACTGAGCTTAGGGATGGTTGTTTTAGGGAGTAAATCTTGGAGAATCATCTCATTTTCATATATGTGTGCGCACACATCCATCCTATGCACATGCTCATGaatcttccctccctttccctcctctctcttcctctgctccAGGAGAGTAAGCTATCTTCTCATGGATCTCTGAAGGAGAAGATAGTCTGTTTTGGCTGTGTCACAATCTAAAGTACATACATAGCTCATTGGTAGTTGTAGTGAAAACTTGGGCTACCTGTATTCCCAGAAATTAAAACTTTATGGGCTTCTGATATGTCAGCTTGTGTTCACTATCTTCTTCAGTGGCAGAGGGACTCTTTGTAGTTTAGCTATCTCCTCTTGTTTAGGGCTTACAATGGTGGGAAGAATGAAGATAGGGCAATGTCTGGTGaacttgtgattttatttatttagatagggtctccctctgttccccaggctagggggcagtggcatcatcatagctcactgcagcctcaaactcctgggctctagcggatcctcctaccttagccttccaaatagctgggactacagacatgtgctactatgtctggctgatttttttttttttttggggtagagacagggtctggctaatatctaggctggtcttgaactcctggcctcaagtgatccttctgcctcagacccctgaagtgctacgattataggcatgaaccactgtgcttggctgagcCTTTTATTTTGGAACCTAGGGTCTAATGAGGAGTTCTTACTCGGTCTTGTAGCTTTTACCTCTAACTGCATTTGTATTGCTTCCTTTTCACAGGAGACATTTTCCTTGTTCGGGGTGGGATGCGTGCTGTGGAGTTCAAAGTGGTAGAGACAGATCCCAGCCCTTATTGCATTGTTGCTCCAGACACAGTAATCCACTGTGAGGGGGAGCCTATCAAACGAGAGGTAAGTTTTCTCCCTGAGCCCAGTACCTAATTTCATGATTACTCAGCGTGGTAGTTATCATCACTGGGTGCTCTTTGGAACTAAGCTTCTTTCCTAAGGGGAGAAACCTTCTAGCTATTCATTTGTAGGTCTAGGTGCTTCTTGGAATTACctaaggacttttaaaaatgaggttaAATCCTGCTTgacgcctgtggttcagtggttagggcaccagccacatacactggggctggcaggtttgaacctggaccaggcttgctgaacaacaatgacaactacaacaacaacaacaacaaagatagctggacattgtggtatgcgcctgtagtcctagttatgTGGGAgagcgaggcaagagaatcacttgagggcggcgcctgtggctcagttggtagggtgctggccccatataccgagggtggcgggttcaaacccggccccggccaaactgcaacaaaaaatagccgggcgttgtggcgggcacctgtagtcccagctacttgggaggctgaggcaagagaatcgcttaagcctaggagttggaggttgctgtgagctgtgtgaggccacggcactctaccgagggccataaagtgagactcggtctctacaaaaaaaaaaaaaaacaaaacataaaaaaaaaaaaagagaatcacttgagcccaagagtttgaggttgctgtgagtggtgacgccatggcactctactgagggaaacatagtgagactgggtctcaaaaaaaaaaataataagtggggtggcacctgtggctcagaggagtggggcgctggcaccatgtgccggaggtggcaggttcaaacccagccctagccaaaaactgcaaaaaaataaaaaataggttaAATCCAAAAGATAAAAGTGGCGGGAATCATTTTTGAAGTAAAGCTGATGATGTTATCTGTGCCTTCTTCTGCCCATTCCCTGGGTTTCCACTTCAAGTTTTAGGGAACCTTTTTTGGTAAGACTAAGGACAGTGTGAGAAGAAAAGACAGTGTTAGAAATCTTTGCCTTGcgatttttcctaatttttgttttcttttttgaactgggggtcttgctctgtcatcctggttgaagtgcagtggcgtcatcaaagctcactgcaacctcaaacacctgggctcatgggatcctcctgcctcagcctcccaagtagttgggactactggtgtatgtcaccacacctggctaattttttctatttttgttagagttggggtctcactcttgctcaggctaatcttaaactcctggcctcaagccatcctaccttggcctcctagagtcgTAGGATGACATACATGAACCCCTGCACCTGACCTGCCTTGggatttttgtagttgttttttgaggcagggtcccTTCAGAGGAGAATCTTATACTCATAAAGCAGATTTTTGCACACTAAATGGAATGATTTTGAGGAATTCAACTTTTGCTGATATAGTATTTTTGACTTCTCCCTTCTTTGTCTCTTCCATATTCAGGATGAGGAAGAATCTTTGAATGAAGTAGGATATGATGACATTGGTGGCTGTAGGAAGCAGCTTGCTCAGATAAAGGAGATGGTGGAGCTGCCCCTGAGACATCCTGCCCTCTTTAAAGCAATAGGTGTGAAGGTGAGCATCCTAGGCACTGAGATCTCTTCTAGGGTGGTGGTTAATGACTACTTGGGGTCTAATCCTGAGATTATTTTCATACATGGCCTTCATTCACTATTGCCTTGGATTAAAGGGGTAGTATATTCTTTGTGTTTATAGAAGGCTCTAAATTCGTTAAAGCTACTAGTGGTCTAGAACAAAGTAGGCTAATTACATTttctgttgaatttatttttatattcctttaaaaatgcaaaaatcattTTTTGTCTGTATAAACAAGTATCACATGGTTTGTCAACCTATCTAGAGCAGTGCCATCAAATAGAAGTAGAAGTTAAGGAAATTTGCAGAGTATAGAGGATCCTGAGTCTAAAACATTTCACAGTTGCTGTTCTGACCTTTTTTATAACATGGTACACACTGAAGATGAAATTATTCCTTTCCTTAGTTTGTGTCATACAAATAATTTAGTCTTCTGTGTGGAAGTTTCATTGTCTTGCCTGTGGAGGAGCCCATAAAAAAGGTAGCTTCAAAGGAGAAAACTTGTGATTGTAAGAAAAAGCATTCCAACATGAAGTAAATACTGGAAGACTGGGGTTAATGCAGTGAGTGAGCCGCTGGCAATGAAGAGAGGAGACCTTGATTTCTTAAATGGTTTAACTCGTCTTTGACTCTTTGAGTTTATCTAAAATTGAGCCCTAATCTTGGGATCTTCAAAAGCAGAATAGTTTCTTAGGGTAGTTTCTCTGCCCTTAATCTCCTATGCAAGTTGTAATCATACATCTTGCCAGCTTTGTAGCAGTGTTTTCCCTGTTAGTAATAGTAGTGAGTATGGCTCGAAGTAAACTACCTCCTAGCATGGTTGAGGGCTCACTCTTAATGGTGTTAGTGTTGAGCCCTGATTCTCATCCTCTCTAGAGCCTTAGTCAGGTCACTAGGGTGAGAGGGATTGGGAGAAGATGGGAGTTTGAACCTAATCACACTCTGcgttggcctcagcctcctcggGGAATCTTGCTTTATGGACCTCCTGGGACAGGGAAGACTCTGATTGCTCGAGCTGTGGCAAATGAGACTGGAGCCTTTTTCTTCTTGATCAATGGTAAGAGACTTGATTTATCTTGTTGTCTAGTTAGACCTCTTTCTTAGCTGGGCTCATGAGCTAGAGACCTCATAGACACATCCATTTGCACCAATGCCCGTGTGCACACTCTAATATCTGTCTTGTCTTCTGGTGACTTAGATAGTTATAATTAGTTATAGTGCTTCCTGTCCTGTCTTCCTTGGGAAAGGCTGTGGACAGGTGAAGGTATTTAAGGGGAGCAAGCTAGAATGAGTAGTCAAAAAGGTACATGCTGATTGATTCGAGAGAGTTTAAGGAAGATGGCCTAAAATCACTGCTTCTTTGAGAATGTTGTTTAACTGGGGTAGAGGTCCAACTGGTGTGCTACTTCTTTGTCCTGCTCTCGCCACAGATCCTAGAGCATCTCTTATCATCTTCGCACTTTGAGCTCCACAGTGAGAAAAGTGTACTGAGTCTCTTGACTTCTTTCCGGCCTGGCCTGGTGGTTATTTTGGGTTAATGGCTGGTAGAGGCTCCGAGAAGGTAGACGGAGGTTAACAGAACCTGTTTTTGGGATGGCAAACAGACAACTGATTTCTTTTGGGATTGGGAAAGGGTATAGTTTGTTAAATccattttaatatcttttcaGGTCCTGAGATAATGAGCAAGTTGGCTGGTGAGTCTGAGAGCAACCTTCGTAAAGCCTTTGAGGAGGCGGAGAAGAATGCACCTGCTATCATCTTCATTGATGAGCTGGATGCCATTGCTCCTAAAAGAGAGAAAGTAGGTGCTTACCTGAAGGGACGGTGGGGGGTTGGAAGGTCCTGGCTTCACTTCTGACCAGACATCCTGTTCTAACAGACTCATGGCGAGGTGGAGCGGCGTATTGTATCGCAGTTGTTGACTCTTATGGATGGCCTGAAGCAGAGAGCACATGTGATTGTCATGGCAGCAACCAACAGACCCAATAGCATTGACCCCGCCCTACGACGATTTGGTGAGGACCCCATGTTTCTCACAATCTTGTCCTTGCTCATAGGAGAGATTACAGTTTTATCCCTCCTCTGTCCTTCATCTAAGTCACCTAATCCTGAGGATTTCTTGAAGCTGCAGTGACAGGActatccttttccttttattctatgTCCTGTCCAGAGTGACCACCCATCCTGGTTTTCTTGAGACTGTGGAGTTTCCCAGGACATGGGACTTTAGTGTAAAGTAGGAAACCTCTGAGCTAACTGAGATGTTTGGTTACTTTAGgcttttccctttcctctgggCCATAAATGAGCCCTGTTTATGTTCACCTACTATCCTATAGGTCGCTTTGATAGGGAGGTAGATATTGGAATCCCTGATGCAACAGGACGCTTGGAAATCCTTCAGATTCATACCAAGAACATGAAGCTGGCAGATGATGTGGACCTGGAACAGGTAAAGTGGCAGTGAGGGCTGACCAGGAGTTAGGGTACCTCTATTTCCAGGTAGTTGCAGGGAACCAGCTAGGGATGTAAGCTTAACATGTGAGGAGATTGGCTTTGATTCTTGAACAGGGGAAAGGAAATGATCTGAGATTGAATCCAGGAATGTGGAGTTGGCGGGTTTCTCAGTTGATATATTAGAGTAAAGCAGAATCATTGGGGCAGCTTTACTTCCAGGTCCCAGATTCAAGGTTGAGTGCTTAAACCCAGCCAGTGAAAGGACTGCTAGTATGTGTTTGAGGAAATGGGAAGACTCAGAGATAGGCGTCTGGGGAAGGAGCTTGGATTCTGTTGTTTTTGTGCCTCATAAAGTCTTAGAGGAAGCGTAGTAATTAAATCTTCTCTCTGCAGGTAGCCAATGAAACTCATGGGCATGTGGGTGCTGATTTAGCAGCCCTCTGCTCAGAGGCTGCTCTGCAGGCCATCCGCAAGAAGATGGATCTCATTGACTTAGAGGATGAGACCATTGATGCTGAGGTCATGAACTCTCTGGCAGTTACTATGGATGACTTCCGGGTAAAGACCACACCCCCCCTTCAGTTGCACACACTTTGATCTCTCCTCCATTAAGCCTTAACTgtgctttttcctcctctttcagTGGGCCTTGAGCCAGAGTAACCCATCAGCACTTCGGGAAACAGTAGTAGAGGTGCCACAGGTGACCTGGGAAGACATTGGGGGCCTGGAGGATGTCAAACGTGAGCTTCAGGAGCTGGTCCAGGTAAAGTAACTTGGTTACTTGTCATTGACCTGGGTAGTCTCAGTGACAACATATTTCCTGCACGAGTTGGTGAGAGCATGACTTAGGAACCTAATTTTCTCAACTCTGAGGCACTAAGGAGCCTGCTCCTAAAGAACCCGGATCTCACACTACTGTGTACATCATGATGTGGAAGGGATGCTTCTTTGTCCTTAATAATATGGGCTTCAATAATAAGGAGATAGccttgaaccatctttgcatttcCTCCTAGTATCCTGTGGAGCACCCAGATAAATTCCTCAAGTTTGGCATGACACCTTCCAAGGGAGTTCTGTTCTATGGACCTCCTGGCTGTGGGAAAACCTTGTTGGCCAAAGCCATTGCTAATGAATGCCAGGCCAACTTTATCTCCATCAAGGGTCCTGAGCTGCTCACTATGTGGTTTGGGGAGTCTGAAGCCAATGTCAGAGAAATCTTCGACAAGGTGAGCTACAAGAGGCTGGGTTATCCACTTGCCTAGGGGAGTTCATTTCTTTAGGACAGTTGAAGCAATCTTATTGTTATGTGAGGGtaactttctctttccttttgaggAAAGGAAacttggtattcttttttttttttttttgagacagcctcaagctgttgccctgggtagagtgctgtggcatcacagctcatagtaacctccacctcctgggcttaagcgattctcctgcctccacctcccaagtagctgggactacaggtgtccgccacaacgcctggctattttttggttgcagccattgtttttgtttggcgggccccggctggattcgaacccgccagctcaggtgtatgtggctggcgccttagccgcttgagccacaggcgccgagccggaaACTTGGTATTCTTAATGCTTGAGTCAATCTATCTCCCACAGGCCCGCCAAGCTGCCCCCTGTGTGCTATTCTTTGATGAGCTGGATTCGATTGCCAAGGCTCGTGGAGGTAACATTGGAGATGGTGGTGGGGCTGCTGACCGAGTCATTAACCAGATCCTGACAGAAATGGATGGCATGTccacaaaaaagaatgtgttcatCATTGGCGCTACCAACCGGCCTGACATAATTGATCCTGCCATCCTAAGACCTGGTCGCCTTGATCAGCTCATATACATCCCACTTCCTGATGAAAAGTCCCGTGTTGCCATCCTAAAGGCCAACCTGCGCAAGTCCCCAGTTGCCAAGGTAGGTGTCAAGATCATGAGCCATGGGAACTTCTGTGAGTCCTCAAGCTGGTGTGGAGTGTTCTTTGGTTCCTGGGTAATGTTCCATTGGTGATTTCTGGGGTTAGGACTAAAGGAAAGGTGGAAGATTCAAGGATATTAGGATAATCTAGAATCAGTCAAGAATAAAGTGGGACAGCAGAAGATGGGGCAAGGTAGAGTGTTAGGGGAATGGAATGTGTATCAGGAGTAGAGTCTAAATGCTAAGATAGCTCTGTTGCTTCTTAGGATGTGGATTTGGAGTTCTTGGCTAAGATGACTAATGGTTTCTCTGGAGCTGACCTGACAGAGATTTGCCAACGTGCTTGTAAGCTGGCCATCCGTGAATCCATAGAGAGTGAGATTCGACGAGAACGAGAGAGGCAGACAAACGCCATGGTGAGTCTGTATCTTTTCCCCAGATATGCTAATCCTGGGGAGCCAAGGAAGAGTCTCCATCATGTGGTAGAGTTAAAAATAGAaggaagctgggtgtggtggctcatgcctgtaatcacagtacttgggagaccgaggcaggtggattgcctgagcgcacaggttcgagaccagcttgggccagagtgagaccccatctctaaaaatagctgggtattgtggtgggcgcatgtagtcccagctactggggaggctgtggcaagtgaatcacttaagcccaggaatttgaggttgctgtgagctatgatggcatggcactctagcaagggcgacaaagtgagactctgttttaaaaagagTAGAAGGAAGATACTTAATTAGTAGAATGGTTAGTATAAATAAGAAGAGTAGAAGATGCTGGAAAGATATGTGACTAAGAAGATAGTTAGCAGAGCAGCAGAGAAAGAATATTGAGGTAATCTAGTCAGTCTGGAATAAAGCTGAGAAGAGATGGGCAAGCAGTACACTTCATCGAGGTTCTCTGGGGAAGTTAGAGTATGACTGCAGCAAACAAAGGAGGGCTTCAAACCTAGGATCCATAGACCTATTCCTAATAGCAAGGAAAGGCCCCACTGGGACCTCCCAAAATGGAAACATTGTGTGTGGGTATGTATAAGTTCCATAAAGTTAGCTTTCCACTATATTGTGACACCATGTTTGCGAGTTAGGtaatgaatagataaatgaatgaatgaatgaatgaatttctttACCTTTTGGAAGAGACTGTTTTTCCTCCTATCTATGGTAAGCAATCTCCTTTCAGCAATTGGGGTAGTCTCTCAGTGGAAGTGATGGAGTTTTGAGCTGGGctatgaagaaagaagaaattttttttttttttttgagactgtctcactcagttgccctagggttgagtgctgTTACgttacagcttatagcaacctccacctcaaactcttaggctcaagtgattctcttacctcagcctcctgagtagctgggactactagaggcacctgccacaatgcctagctatttttttatttttttgtaagagatggggtcttgggcagcgcctgtggctcagtgagtagggtgccagccccatataccgagagtggcagatttgaacccggccccagccaaactgcaacaaaaaatagccgggtgttgtggtgtgcacctttagtcccagctacttgggaggctgaggcaagagaattgcctaagccctagagttggaggttactgtgagctatgatgccatggcactctaccaagggcgataaagtgagattctgtctctttaaaaaaaaaaaagagagatggggtctcacacttgctcaggctggtcttgaactcctgagctcagccagtTACCTGCCTCCAGAGtaccagggtgctgggattacaggcatgaaccacagcacctggccaagAGGGTTGAATTTTGATAAAGGGAGTAAGCAGCCTGAATAACTTGCTGTAGTAGTAGGAATGTAGAAATTGGGGAGAACTGGGTGGGGTTAAGGGTGTATACAAGGTTTtgataaagttcatgtgcagtttactatgttaaactgttttaaattgcccatgaactttatgtccaccctatgTATTATTGTAAGTGAGGCTACTAAGTAGGATGTAATCCAAATGTGGTAAGCACCAAGAGccattgccattttctttttagaattgtAGGGTTTTTGAGGAATAATATAAATACAAAGCCCCCACCCTTTTTAGGTACAATTTCCATGTTCTTTTGATAGAGTTCTGTAACTACTACTGCATTTGAgatttagaaatttcttttatcCCTGTAAGTTCCCTCAAGCCACTTAATTCAGCATCTTCTCTTCTCCCTTAGGTACTGGCAACTACTGATGTGATTTCTATCTTTtcagttttcccttttctggAATGCATTGATAAGTTTTTAAGTAGATTGGTGACTCAATTTAGAAAATATGACCTGGTAACATATTTAGGTTAGGTTAGAAGGACAGGAAGAGCAGTAAACTGCAATAATGGGAGATGGGGAGGTCAGGGATAGTATCAGGCTGAGCCTTAACTGAATTAAGCTTTAACTTGACGCTTGTGATTTGTGTTTACCAATAATGTAGGAAGTAGAAGAGGATGATCCAGTGCCTGAGATCCGTCGAGATCACTTTGAGGAAGCCATGCGCTTTGCTCGTCGTTCTGTTAGTGACAATGACATCCGAAAGTATGAGATGTTTGCCCAGACCCTTCAGCAGAGTCGGGGCTTTGGCAGCTTCAGGTAACTTGGTTGAGAGCACTAGGTGGTGATTAAATTAACTTGGGGACCTATACAAACAAGGTGGTGGGAGTCTTAAGGAAGCTAGAGGGGTAGTTGTGGAAATCTCACCTGGGTCCTGTTCTGACCCCGTTTTGGCTCTGCTCTTGTGCACACAGATTCCCTTCAGGGAACCAGGGTGGAGCTGGCCCTAGTCAGGGCAGTGGAGGTGGCACAGGCGGCAGTGTATACACAGAAGACAATGATGACGACCTCTATGGCTAAGTGATGATGGCCAGCGTGCAGTGAGCTGGCCTGGCTGGACCTTgttcctgggggtgggggcattTGCCCAGAAGGGACCAGGGGTATGCCCATGGCCTGCTCCGTTCCTCAGTCTGAACAATTCAGCTACAGTCAGACTCTGGACAGGGAGTTTCTGTtgcaaaaattacaaaacaaaagtgATAAAATAAAAGCGATTTTTGTTTGGGAGGCGGAGAGTGAATTACCAACAGGGAATTTGGCCTTGGGCCTACGCCATTTCTGTTGTAGTTTGGGGCAGTTGCAGGGAACCTGTGTGGGGTGTGAACCAAGACGTTACTGTCACCTCCACAGTAAAGCATCTGCACTTCACTCAATGCTGCCCAAGccccctcttccttctttccaaccTGGATAGGTGGGTGAGAGGGGCCACAGTTGCTGGGTGTTTATATAGAGAATAGgttgattttattttacatgCTTTTGAGTTAATATTGGAAAACTAATCACAAGCAGTTTCTAAACCAAAAAAATGACATGTTGTAAAAGGACAATAAATGTTGGGTCAAAATGGAGCCTGAGTCCTGGCCCCTGTGCCTGCTTCTTTTCCTGGGAAGGACCTTGGGCTACCCAAAACGGCCAAGGCACTCTTCCACTTCTGAAATCCTGGAAGTAAGAGTACACCTTCTTTCTCCTCATCAGTAATCGGTGTGATGTCCCCTGCTGCAAGGGGAGCAGCCTGACAGAGCTCCAAATGTGGAAAATATGGCATCCTTCCAGCTGTATTCAATGTGGACAGTGGGTTAAGCCTACAGAGTCCCTTATCCCAACCAAGGATTATATTGGGGTACCCTCTGAAAATCTTAGGGTTGCAGATACATTATCTACAGGTGGATATTTTCTATATCCTCTTaacaaattgttttttatttaattttttttttttgaaagacattaaAGGTCTTGTGTTGCTTGGGTTGGTTtggaaatcctggcctcaagctttgtcctcccaaagggctgagattataggcgtgagtcactgcacttGGCCTACATTGGAGTTCTTTAAAAACCTCAAACATAAATCCCCTCGGTTGATGATCATTATGTCCACCTTTATATAGTttgtattgtttaaaaaataggttTGTTCTAATATAAAATTCTAGTATTGGACATTTTCTGAAGTTAGCATCCTCTCCTGCTCACAAATTGTTCGGATAATTGTATAGTTTTGTCCAAACAGGTATAGAGTATCCTCTTCATTCAACAGGTACCAAAGTAATCACTCAGTGCTTGGATGATGAGCACCATGTTGCCTTAGTTAAAAAGAGAGTGATGCAGAGAAAATCATCCACTGAATCCAATTTAAATTGGTTGAGTTTGAGCAAAATCTTGAAAGACAATCCCAAACACCATAATCCCCAAAGATCAAAATTCCTAAAGTCTAAAATACTGAAAATCACAATCTCAAAAAGCTAAAATCCcaaaaatataattctggaaaaaaataaaaacattctttaaaagatttatttacttttttttttgtttggtttgttttgtattttgaaactCACTCTGTTAccgttgccctggatagagttccATGCcttcatcatagatcacagcaacctcaaactcttgagcttgagcaatcctcttgcctcagcctccagagcagctgggactagaggtatctgtcactatgcccagctagtttttctcttgctcaggctggtctgaaattcctgagctcaagcaatccatctgcgtcgccttcccagagtgctaggatttacaggtgtgcCTGGCCAGATTTATTTGCATCTTAAAAGGGgtatttatttaagaaacaaaatattttataatatttttgca
This region of Nycticebus coucang isolate mNycCou1 chromosome 2, mNycCou1.pri, whole genome shotgun sequence genomic DNA includes:
- the VCP gene encoding transitional endoplasmic reticulum ATPase isoform X2, which gives rise to MDELQLFRGDTVLLKGKKRREAVCIVLSDDTCSDEKIRMNRVVRNNLRVRLGDVISIQPCPDVKYGKRIHVLPIDDTVEGITGNLFEVYLKPYFLEAYRPIRKGDIFLVRGGMRAVEFKVVETDPSPYCIVAPDTVIHCEGEPIKREDEEESLNEVGYDDIGGCRKQLAQIKEMVELPLRHPALFKAIGVKPPRGILLYGPPGTGKTLIARAVANETGAFFFLINGPEIMSKLAGESESNLRKAFEEAEKNAPAIIFIDELDAIAPKREKTHGEVERRIVSQLLTLMDGLKQRAHVIVMAATNRPNSIDPALRRFGRFDREVDIGIPDATGRLEILQIHTKNMKLADDVDLEQVANETHGHVGADLAALCSEAALQAIRKKMDLIDLEDETIDAEVMNSLAVTMDDFRWALSQSNPSALRETVVEVPQVTWEDIGGLEDVKRELQELVQYPVEHPDKFLKFGMTPSKGVLFYGPPGCGKTLLAKAIANECQANFISIKGPELLTMWFGESEANVREIFDKARQAAPCVLFFDELDSIAKARGGNIGDGGGAADRVINQILTEMDGMSTKKNVFIIGATNRPDIIDPAILRPGRLDQLIYIPLPDEKSRVAILKANLRKSPVAKDVDLEFLAKMTNGFSGADLTEICQRACKLAIRESIESEIRRERERQTNAMEVEEDDPVPEIRRDHFEEAMRFARRSVSDNDIRKYEMFAQTLQQSRGFGSFRFPSGNQGGAGPSQGSGGGTGGSVYTEDNDDDLYG
- the VCP gene encoding transitional endoplasmic reticulum ATPase isoform X1, yielding MASGADSKGDDLSTAILKQKNRPNRLIVDEAINEDNSVVSLSQPKMDELQLFRGDTVLLKGKKRREAVCIVLSDDTCSDEKIRMNRVVRNNLRVRLGDVISIQPCPDVKYGKRIHVLPIDDTVEGITGNLFEVYLKPYFLEAYRPIRKGDIFLVRGGMRAVEFKVVETDPSPYCIVAPDTVIHCEGEPIKREDEEESLNEVGYDDIGGCRKQLAQIKEMVELPLRHPALFKAIGVKPPRGILLYGPPGTGKTLIARAVANETGAFFFLINGPEIMSKLAGESESNLRKAFEEAEKNAPAIIFIDELDAIAPKREKTHGEVERRIVSQLLTLMDGLKQRAHVIVMAATNRPNSIDPALRRFGRFDREVDIGIPDATGRLEILQIHTKNMKLADDVDLEQVANETHGHVGADLAALCSEAALQAIRKKMDLIDLEDETIDAEVMNSLAVTMDDFRWALSQSNPSALRETVVEVPQVTWEDIGGLEDVKRELQELVQYPVEHPDKFLKFGMTPSKGVLFYGPPGCGKTLLAKAIANECQANFISIKGPELLTMWFGESEANVREIFDKARQAAPCVLFFDELDSIAKARGGNIGDGGGAADRVINQILTEMDGMSTKKNVFIIGATNRPDIIDPAILRPGRLDQLIYIPLPDEKSRVAILKANLRKSPVAKDVDLEFLAKMTNGFSGADLTEICQRACKLAIRESIESEIRRERERQTNAMEVEEDDPVPEIRRDHFEEAMRFARRSVSDNDIRKYEMFAQTLQQSRGFGSFRFPSGNQGGAGPSQGSGGGTGGSVYTEDNDDDLYG